The Nitriliruptor alkaliphilus DSM 45188 genome includes a region encoding these proteins:
- a CDS encoding endonuclease/exonuclease/phosphatase family protein yields the protein MTFNLWGHDRWPDRKEAVVGLLEVRRPDVLALQEVRPDTIELVETTLPHHRRIEDDLIGWQQESNIFWDERRFSYLEHGAEPIGQLEEHRRLFWARLRPSDGSPDVPDVVVADVHLSYPDNPEEWEGRRNPRVEQAQRTVAALDEIAGDGPCLLMGDMNDYRHPLRIFVEGGFEHARGALELPLVPTHPAYPTARDTTQVIDWQLHRGAIRPLATEVIEYFHGDIAPSDHRPLLTVYSLGED from the coding sequence ATGACGTTCAACCTGTGGGGGCACGACCGCTGGCCCGACCGCAAGGAGGCGGTGGTCGGTCTGCTCGAGGTACGCCGTCCGGATGTGCTGGCCCTGCAGGAGGTCCGACCGGACACGATCGAGCTGGTCGAGACCACGCTGCCGCACCACCGCCGGATCGAGGACGATCTCATCGGGTGGCAACAGGAGAGCAACATCTTCTGGGACGAGCGCCGGTTCTCGTACCTCGAGCATGGCGCCGAGCCGATCGGTCAGCTCGAGGAGCACCGTCGTCTGTTCTGGGCCCGGCTGCGCCCGTCGGATGGTTCGCCGGACGTGCCCGATGTGGTCGTGGCGGACGTCCACCTGTCGTACCCCGACAACCCCGAGGAGTGGGAGGGTCGGCGCAACCCGCGGGTGGAACAGGCGCAGCGCACGGTCGCGGCGCTGGACGAGATCGCCGGCGACGGGCCCTGCCTGCTGATGGGCGACATGAACGACTACCGCCACCCGCTGCGCATCTTCGTCGAGGGTGGCTTCGAGCACGCCCGAGGGGCGCTGGAGCTGCCCCTCGTGCCGACGCACCCGGCGTACCCGACCGCGCGGGACACCACGCAGGTGATCGACTGGCAGCTACACCGAGGCGCGATCCGCCCGCTGGCCACGGAGGTGATCGAGTACTTCCACGGGGACATCGCCCCGAGCGACCACCGACCGCTGTTGACGGTGTACAGCCTCGGTGAGGACTGA
- a CDS encoding ADP-ribosylglycohydrolase family protein, with protein MDQRSDRAAGALLGLAVGDALGAGYEFGSAPFRGEAEMIGGGLGGFEPGEWTDDTSMAVCIAEVTARGGVDLQAIAGRFLDWYASGPPDAGNLTRAVLGAATDAADVPMRAASRFETHPGSCAGNGALMRTAPVALAHLGDDQAIVEAAQAVSGLTHADPVSGEACALWCIAIDRAVREARLDGIHDGLALLPADRSAFWEARLIEAETSDPERFGSNAYVVSALQAAHAAIVSTPVPEGQPSRHLQDALHRVIGIGDDTDTTAAIAGQLLGARWGVSAIPDRWRHVLHGWPGLQADDLVDLALRTVGGASSVLRR; from the coding sequence GTGGATCAGCGTTCGGACCGGGCGGCCGGGGCGTTGCTGGGCCTGGCGGTCGGCGATGCGCTCGGAGCCGGGTACGAGTTCGGCAGCGCGCCGTTCCGTGGTGAGGCCGAGATGATCGGTGGCGGGCTCGGCGGGTTCGAGCCGGGGGAGTGGACCGATGACACCTCGATGGCGGTCTGCATCGCCGAGGTGACCGCCCGGGGCGGTGTCGACCTCCAGGCGATCGCCGGCCGGTTCCTCGACTGGTACGCGAGCGGGCCGCCGGATGCGGGCAACCTGACCCGGGCGGTCCTCGGTGCCGCGACCGATGCCGCCGACGTGCCGATGCGTGCCGCCTCCCGGTTCGAGACCCACCCCGGGAGCTGCGCCGGCAACGGTGCGCTGATGCGGACCGCGCCGGTGGCCCTCGCGCACCTCGGTGACGACCAGGCGATCGTCGAGGCAGCCCAGGCGGTCTCGGGCCTCACACACGCCGACCCGGTCAGCGGCGAGGCGTGTGCGCTGTGGTGCATCGCCATCGACCGGGCCGTCCGCGAGGCCCGCCTGGACGGCATCCACGACGGGCTCGCCCTGCTGCCTGCGGACCGGTCCGCGTTCTGGGAGGCCAGGCTCATCGAGGCAGAGACGAGCGACCCGGAGCGGTTCGGCAGCAACGCCTACGTGGTCAGCGCGTTGCAGGCGGCGCACGCCGCCATCGTGTCGACCCCGGTGCCGGAGGGACAGCCGAGCCGCCACCTCCAGGACGCCCTCCACCGGGTCATCGGGATCGGTGACGACACCGACACCACCGCCGCGATCGCGGGGCAGCTGCTCGGGGCGCGATGGGGGGTCAGCGCGATCCCCGACCGGTGGCGACACGTGCTCCACGGCTGGCCGGGCCTGCAGGCCGACGACCTCGTCGACCTCGCCCTCCGCACCGTCGGAGGTGCCAGCAGCGTGCTTCGACGCTGA
- a CDS encoding FAD-dependent oxidoreductase — translation MTELTCDLLVVGGGMGGVAAALAGVRSGLDVVMSEEHRWLGGQLTTQAVPPDEHPWIEWTGANRSYRQLRELIRARYRRRPLVGAAATDPELNPGSCWVSRLGCEPAEAAAAIETQLEPFVAAGVLRILRRHVARSVAVDADSIRAVELAHLGGGEATVVSARYVLDATEEGDLLPLAGCEYAIGGEGRAVTGEPDNTDEPDPSCQQAITWCFALEHRPGEDHTIARPAEYGFWRNHRASFWPGPQLGWETQEPETGRPLRRPLFGGGQDLWTFRRIRYGGHYPPGWTTDVTVVNWPQVDYWRAPVVDVTPEERRAALDGAEELSRSFLHWLQVDAPRPDGGTGWPGLRPVPDVLGTGDGFAQRHYTREGRRIQALTVVRQQDVGVVPAGPTERATEVADSVGVGSYRIDLHPSTCGRGYVDVPSWPFQIPLGMLIPVRLRNLLAAGKSAGTTHVTNGCFRLHPVEWSLGEAAGAIAAFSVRRDVEPAQVHAGGSLLQEFLGRLDQLGVQRRWPEEVARQAR, via the coding sequence ATGACCGAACTGACCTGCGATCTGCTGGTCGTGGGCGGCGGGATGGGCGGCGTGGCGGCCGCCTTGGCGGGGGTCCGGTCGGGACTCGACGTCGTGATGTCGGAGGAGCACCGGTGGCTCGGCGGGCAGCTGACCACCCAGGCAGTACCTCCGGACGAGCACCCCTGGATCGAGTGGACCGGCGCCAACCGGAGCTACCGACAGCTGCGCGAGCTGATACGAGCGCGCTACCGGCGACGCCCGCTCGTCGGAGCCGCTGCGACGGACCCCGAGCTGAACCCGGGCAGCTGCTGGGTGAGCCGGCTCGGCTGCGAACCGGCGGAGGCGGCCGCGGCCATCGAGACCCAGCTCGAACCGTTCGTCGCCGCCGGTGTGCTCCGCATCCTGCGGCGACACGTCGCCCGTTCGGTGGCGGTCGACGCCGACAGCATCCGCGCTGTCGAGCTCGCACACCTCGGCGGCGGCGAGGCCACCGTTGTCTCGGCCCGGTACGTCCTCGACGCGACCGAGGAGGGTGATCTCCTGCCGCTGGCGGGATGCGAGTACGCCATCGGTGGCGAGGGCCGGGCGGTCACCGGCGAACCCGACAACACCGACGAGCCCGATCCGTCCTGCCAGCAGGCGATCACCTGGTGCTTCGCCCTCGAGCACCGACCCGGGGAGGACCACACCATCGCGCGCCCCGCTGAGTACGGGTTCTGGCGGAACCACCGAGCCTCGTTCTGGCCAGGACCGCAGCTCGGCTGGGAGACGCAGGAACCCGAGACCGGCCGGCCGCTCCGCCGGCCCCTGTTCGGCGGCGGGCAGGACCTGTGGACGTTCCGGCGGATCAGGTACGGGGGGCACTACCCGCCGGGCTGGACGACCGATGTCACGGTCGTGAACTGGCCGCAGGTCGACTACTGGCGCGCGCCGGTCGTCGACGTCACTCCCGAGGAGCGTCGGGCCGCGCTCGACGGTGCCGAGGAGCTGTCACGTTCCTTCCTCCACTGGCTGCAGGTCGACGCCCCGCGTCCCGACGGCGGCACGGGTTGGCCGGGTCTGCGGCCCGTGCCCGATGTCCTGGGTACAGGCGACGGGTTCGCGCAACGGCACTACACCCGCGAAGGACGGCGCATCCAGGCGCTGACCGTCGTCCGACAGCAGGACGTCGGTGTCGTCCCAGCGGGGCCGACAGAACGCGCCACGGAGGTCGCCGACAGCGTCGGTGTCGGGTCCTACCGGATCGACCTCCACCCCTCCACCTGCGGGCGTGGCTACGTCGATGTCCCGTCGTGGCCCTTCCAGATCCCCCTCGGGATGCTCATCCCCGTCCGGCTACGCAACCTGCTCGCAGCTGGCAAGTCGGCGGGCACCACACACGTGACGAACGGGTGCTTCCGGCTCCACCCGGTCGAGTGGTCCCTCGGTGAGGCCGCGGGGGCGATCGCCGCCTTCAGCGTCCGGCGGGATGTCGAACCTGCCCAGGTCCACGCCGGCGGCTCCTTGCTCCAGGAGTTCCTCGGGCGCCTCGACCAGCTCGGTGTGCAGCGACGGTGGCCGGAGGAGGTCGCCCGTCAGGCACGGTGA
- a CDS encoding carbohydrate ABC transporter permease — protein sequence MIIKILNGLIAMVAGVGGAVLLFIVMNALVERLSSKWEQRIKPYVFIGPAVAVVGLFLVFPALRSFYLSFFDAAGDRFVGADNYQTLFDEGPIRTAIWNNFKWIIVVPAACVVIGLFVATLADRLKPRWESVSKSVIFLPMAISAVGASTIWGFVYAFRAEGRPQIGLLNQIVTAFGASPVAWLQERLINDYMLMLVFIWLQAGFAMVLLSAALKNVPEDTIEAARVDGASQRQIFFRVIVPQMMPTIVVVFTTVLIGVLKVFDVVRVMTNGNFGTEVIANRFISEIFTFREFGRAAAIVVVLVVATIPVMVLNIKRFRQMEST from the coding sequence GTGATCATCAAGATCCTCAACGGGCTCATCGCGATGGTCGCGGGTGTCGGCGGGGCGGTGCTGTTGTTCATCGTCATGAACGCGCTCGTCGAGCGGCTTTCATCCAAGTGGGAGCAGCGGATCAAGCCGTACGTGTTCATCGGACCGGCGGTCGCGGTCGTCGGGCTCTTCCTCGTCTTCCCAGCGTTGCGCTCGTTCTACCTCAGCTTCTTCGATGCAGCGGGCGATCGGTTCGTTGGGGCCGACAACTACCAGACCCTGTTCGACGAGGGCCCGATCCGCACCGCCATCTGGAACAACTTCAAGTGGATCATCGTGGTCCCGGCCGCGTGTGTGGTCATCGGCCTGTTCGTCGCGACGCTCGCTGACCGGCTCAAGCCACGGTGGGAGTCGGTCTCGAAGTCGGTGATCTTCCTGCCCATGGCGATCAGCGCCGTGGGCGCCAGCACCATCTGGGGTTTCGTCTACGCCTTCCGGGCAGAAGGACGACCTCAGATCGGTCTGCTCAACCAGATCGTGACCGCCTTCGGCGCCTCGCCGGTCGCGTGGCTGCAGGAACGGTTGATCAACGACTACATGCTGATGCTGGTGTTCATCTGGCTCCAGGCCGGGTTCGCCATGGTGCTGCTCTCTGCAGCGCTGAAGAACGTGCCCGAGGACACCATCGAGGCGGCACGGGTGGACGGCGCATCGCAGCGGCAGATCTTCTTCCGCGTCATCGTGCCCCAGATGATGCCGACCATCGTCGTGGTCTTCACCACGGTGCTCATCGGCGTGCTCAAGGTCTTCGACGTCGTTCGGGTCATGACCAACGGCAACTTCGGGACCGAGGTCATCGCCAACCGCTTCATCTCGGAGATCTTCACGTTCCGTGAGTTCGGTCGGGCGGCCGCGATCGTGGTCGTCCTCGTCGTCGCCACGATCCCCGTCATGGTCCTCAACATCAAGCGGTTCCGTCAGATGGAGAGCACCTGA
- a CDS encoding aminoacyl-tRNA deacylase, protein MAADRLHALLDEHDVHHEVTTHTRAVTADRLAEAEGVSGYDIAKPVMINVGGQLAMVVVPGAELVDLDAASDVFGHNAVRLAMEEEFVDVFDDCEPGAEPPFGVLYGIPTFLEEDLRARDKIVCRDGTHTRTITLAMTDYLRLVSPEIIRVARSPA, encoded by the coding sequence GTGGCTGCGGATCGGCTGCACGCACTGCTCGACGAGCACGACGTCCACCACGAGGTGACCACGCACACCCGCGCCGTGACGGCGGACCGGCTGGCCGAGGCCGAGGGGGTGAGCGGCTACGACATCGCCAAGCCGGTGATGATCAACGTCGGCGGCCAGCTCGCCATGGTGGTCGTACCTGGCGCCGAGCTGGTCGACCTCGACGCGGCGAGCGACGTGTTCGGCCACAACGCGGTCCGGCTCGCCATGGAGGAGGAGTTCGTCGACGTGTTCGACGACTGCGAGCCCGGGGCGGAGCCGCCCTTCGGCGTGCTCTACGGCATCCCGACGTTCCTCGAGGAGGACCTGCGCGCGCGGGACAAGATCGTGTGCCGCGACGGGACCCACACCCGGACGATCACGCTGGCCATGACCGACTACCTGCGGTTGGTGTCGCCGGAGATCATCCGGGTCGCGCGCTCCCCGGCCTGA
- a CDS encoding ABC transporter substrate-binding protein has protein sequence MVRRTRGGAAILALALALAATACLEEGDGDGDGDGVGGSVSILGAYTDEDGNLRDMLSDFSAESGINVEYEGSADFETVAVSRMEGGNPPDILIFPQPGLMADFAARDQLQPLDDLFDRGELEGRLHEGLIDLGLVDDQLYAIPIWLSIKSLVWYPKQAFDDAGYEAPETLTELQELTDQIREDGTTPWCIGIEASGSTGWPATDWLEDILLRTAGPEAYDQWVDGELEFASPEVTEAAEYFEEIALTDGNVLGGSTGIVTTPFGSAPEPMFEDPPACFLHKQASFIVGSFPEEAEFGTDFDVFYFPSAPEIGDYDGQPLMGAGDIAALASDNEAAREVLEYLTQPEAFEQSRAQDGGTLFAFQDFTSDQYPDPVDQAQATFLEEAEEFRFDGSDLMPGTVGSGTFWSEMVAWLNGEKDLQSALSAIDASWPEDGEEDRIDELEEEIGEEGEEEQQEEEDAGGGEDAEDES, from the coding sequence ATGGTGCGAAGGACTCGCGGGGGTGCGGCGATCCTGGCGCTGGCGCTGGCGTTGGCCGCCACAGCCTGCCTCGAAGAAGGGGACGGTGACGGGGATGGCGACGGTGTCGGCGGCAGCGTCAGCATCCTCGGGGCGTACACCGACGAGGACGGCAACCTGCGGGACATGCTCTCGGACTTCTCCGCGGAGAGCGGCATCAACGTGGAGTACGAAGGATCGGCCGACTTCGAGACGGTCGCGGTATCGCGGATGGAGGGTGGGAACCCGCCCGACATCCTCATCTTCCCCCAGCCCGGGTTGATGGCGGACTTCGCCGCGCGTGATCAGCTCCAACCGCTCGACGACCTCTTCGACCGGGGCGAGCTCGAAGGCCGCCTCCACGAGGGGCTCATCGACCTCGGCCTCGTGGACGATCAGCTCTACGCGATCCCCATCTGGCTCAGCATCAAGAGCCTCGTCTGGTACCCGAAGCAGGCCTTCGACGACGCCGGCTACGAGGCCCCGGAGACCCTCACCGAACTGCAGGAGCTCACCGACCAGATCCGCGAGGACGGCACGACGCCGTGGTGCATCGGCATCGAGGCCTCGGGCTCGACCGGCTGGCCGGCCACGGACTGGCTCGAGGACATCCTGCTGCGAACGGCTGGCCCGGAGGCCTACGACCAGTGGGTCGATGGTGAACTCGAGTTCGCGTCGCCCGAGGTAACCGAAGCGGCCGAGTACTTCGAGGAGATCGCGCTCACCGACGGCAACGTGCTCGGCGGTTCCACCGGCATCGTCACCACCCCCTTCGGGTCCGCGCCCGAGCCGATGTTCGAGGACCCGCCGGCGTGTTTCCTGCACAAGCAGGCGAGCTTCATCGTGGGTTCCTTCCCCGAGGAGGCGGAGTTCGGCACCGATTTCGATGTCTTCTACTTCCCGAGCGCCCCCGAGATCGGTGACTACGACGGCCAGCCCTTGATGGGCGCTGGCGACATCGCAGCTCTCGCAAGCGACAACGAGGCCGCTCGAGAGGTGCTCGAGTACCTCACCCAGCCAGAGGCTTTCGAGCAGTCACGTGCGCAGGACGGCGGCACCCTCTTCGCCTTCCAGGACTTCACCTCCGACCAGTACCCCGACCCCGTCGACCAAGCGCAGGCCACGTTCCTCGAGGAGGCGGAGGAGTTCCGCTTCGACGGCTCGGACCTCATGCCGGGCACCGTCGGCTCCGGCACGTTCTGGAGCGAGATGGTCGCGTGGCTCAACGGCGAGAAGGACCTGCAGTCCGCCTTGTCCGCCATCGATGCCTCGTGGCCCGAGGACGGCGAGGAGGACCGCATCGACGAGCTCGAGGAGGAGATCGGCGAGGAGGGTGAGGAGGAGCAACAGGAGGAAGAGGACGCCGGCGGCGGCGAGGATGCCGAGGATGAGAGCTGA
- a CDS encoding GGDEF domain-containing protein — MIASRRTEGLVLSWAFVFALLLYFGLATALLGVVVSAVAGGIVRHRKLFVIIFNVAQWTLVYWSAAAALAWSGWAPVFGSDEVFTPRSLLTVLLAIVVYHGVNIVLVSAAVGLLEGRPVWGAITEDAIHYAWTTAAVLALAPVIVVLLEHHWGFLPLLLLPLSLLQQTASMSFDSEHRATRDPLTGLGNRLLLAERFDALRAARRTVAICILDLDGFKQVNDTQGHAVGDEVLRHVSGRLIAGVRSRDLVTRLGGDEFVVLLEVEAADEVLEILDRTVTSLRQPYDVDGAGIVIGASCGVAVLPDHGDSLDVLLRRADEAMYAAKKSDLSVVVAAGQAEAVSHP, encoded by the coding sequence GTGATCGCGTCGCGACGCACCGAGGGACTGGTCCTGTCCTGGGCGTTCGTCTTCGCCCTGCTCCTGTACTTCGGTCTCGCCACCGCGCTACTCGGTGTGGTCGTATCGGCCGTCGCTGGTGGGATCGTCCGCCACCGCAAGCTGTTCGTCATCATCTTCAACGTCGCACAGTGGACGCTCGTCTACTGGAGCGCGGCAGCGGCCCTGGCGTGGAGCGGCTGGGCACCCGTCTTCGGATCCGACGAGGTGTTCACTCCACGCTCCTTGCTCACGGTCCTGCTCGCCATCGTCGTCTACCACGGCGTGAACATCGTGCTGGTGAGCGCGGCGGTCGGCTTGCTGGAGGGACGCCCGGTCTGGGGGGCCATCACCGAGGATGCGATCCACTACGCGTGGACGACCGCTGCCGTGCTCGCCCTCGCACCGGTGATCGTCGTCCTGCTGGAACATCACTGGGGGTTCCTGCCCCTGCTCCTGCTGCCGCTGTCACTGCTGCAGCAGACCGCCTCGATGTCCTTCGACAGCGAGCATCGCGCTACGCGCGACCCCCTGACGGGGCTCGGCAACCGCCTCCTGCTCGCGGAGAGGTTCGATGCCCTTCGGGCCGCTCGGCGGACCGTGGCCATCTGCATCCTCGATCTGGACGGCTTCAAGCAGGTCAACGACACCCAGGGTCACGCGGTCGGGGACGAGGTGCTCAGGCACGTGTCAGGGCGACTCATCGCCGGTGTCCGTAGCCGGGACCTGGTCACACGGCTCGGTGGTGACGAGTTCGTCGTGCTCCTGGAGGTCGAGGCAGCGGACGAGGTGTTGGAGATCCTCGACCGCACCGTCACGAGCTTGCGGCAGCCGTACGACGTCGACGGGGCCGGGATCGTCATCGGCGCGAGCTGCGGGGTCGCGGTGCTGCCGGACCATGGCGACTCACTCGACGTCCTGCTCCGTCGCGCGGACGAGGCGATGTACGCGGCCAAGAAGAGTGACCTGTCGGTCGTGGTGGCTGCCGGCCAGGCCGAGGCGGTGTCGCACCCGTGA
- a CDS encoding carbohydrate ABC transporter permease gives MSTGTPTPEVEAVEREDGIEGSKATAQHLQEQRRGAMIVRVSLLALCLLWTVPTIGLLMSSFRTRSEVVSSGWWTVLGSPLEFTQFTLDNYDSVLFGSGMANAFINTAVVTIPATVIPIMVAAFAAYAFSWMRFPGREVIFVIFVGLLVVPMHIAFIPLLRVFGAFNITGTFLSVWLAHTGFGMPLAVYLMRNYMGSLPNEVIESARVDGASDFQVFWRLVLPLSTPVLAAFAIFQFLWVWNDFLVALVFLGGLPDVQVLTVNLAELIGQRGQDWHLLTAGAFVTMTVPLIVFFTLQRYFVRGMTAGSVKG, from the coding sequence ATGAGCACCGGGACACCCACACCCGAGGTGGAGGCCGTCGAGCGCGAGGACGGGATCGAGGGGTCGAAGGCCACGGCCCAGCACCTGCAGGAGCAACGCCGCGGCGCCATGATCGTCCGGGTCTCGCTGCTGGCGTTGTGCCTGCTGTGGACGGTGCCCACGATCGGGCTACTGATGTCCTCGTTCCGCACCCGCTCCGAGGTCGTCTCGAGCGGGTGGTGGACCGTCCTGGGAAGCCCCCTCGAGTTCACCCAGTTCACCTTGGACAACTACGACTCGGTCCTGTTCGGCTCGGGCATGGCCAACGCCTTCATCAACACCGCCGTCGTCACCATCCCTGCCACCGTGATCCCGATCATGGTGGCGGCGTTCGCGGCCTACGCGTTCTCGTGGATGCGGTTCCCCGGACGTGAGGTGATCTTCGTCATCTTCGTCGGCCTGCTGGTGGTCCCGATGCACATCGCGTTCATCCCGCTGTTGCGGGTCTTCGGTGCGTTCAACATCACCGGGACGTTCCTGTCGGTCTGGCTCGCGCACACCGGCTTCGGGATGCCGCTCGCGGTCTACCTCATGCGCAACTACATGGGGTCGCTCCCGAACGAGGTGATCGAGTCGGCGCGGGTCGACGGCGCGAGCGACTTCCAGGTGTTCTGGCGGTTGGTGCTCCCGCTGTCCACACCCGTGCTCGCCGCCTTCGCGATCTTCCAGTTCCTCTGGGTCTGGAACGACTTCCTGGTGGCCCTGGTCTTCCTCGGCGGTCTGCCCGACGTGCAGGTCCTGACGGTCAACCTGGCCGAGCTCATCGGGCAACGGGGCCAGGACTGGCACCTGCTCACCGCCGGAGCCTTCGTGACCATGACGGTGCCCCTCATCGTGTTCTTCACGCTGCAGCGGTACTTCGTCCGAGGCATGACTGCCGGGTCGGTGAAGGGCTGA